ATGAATTATACGAACCAGTTAAAAAGACAACTTCTCTCAATCGTACCAAAGTGGAATTGAAATGGAGGTAGTTCTGTAACTTCAATAGACACACGAAGATCTCTCAATCGTACCAAAGTGGAATTGAAATATATTCGCTAACATCTAAAAGAATTACAGGAACAATCCTCTCAATCGTACCAAAGTGGAATTGAAATAATTAAGATGCGAGCTTTCAGAAGGAATCAAGAAACTCTCTCAATCGTACCAAAGTGGAATTGAAATTTTTGCCGTTGTTGTTAAATTTAGGCAGCTTTTCTCCTCTCAATCGTACCAAAGTGGAATTGAAATTTTGATAGATCGAATTTCATTGCCCTAAAATTAATACTCTCAATCGTACCAAAGTGGAATTGAAATATTCTTACAAGTTCCTGAAATTTAGAAGATGTAAATTCTCTCAATCGTACCAAAGTGGAATTGAAATTTGTATCATGCAAATTAAAACCACATTCCTTAAAACTCTCAATCGTACCAAAGTGGAATTGAAATGGGGGAAAATGGATGGCAATAGGCACAGCAAACAACTCTCAATCGTACCAAAGTGGAATTGAAATATGGTTGATTATCGTTTAAGTTGTTTCGGGTTAATCTCTCAATCGTACCAAAGTGGAATTGAAATTCAATTGATAAGGGGAATAAATCTCGAGGTCTTTTACTCTCAATCGTACCAAAGTGGAATTGAAATATTTGATGAAATATACTATTCAGGTGCTAATGGTGCTCTCAATCGTACCAAAGTGGAATTGAAATTGCATAGCCCCTTCACTTTCCAGCTTGGCTTCAAACTCTCTCAATCGTACCAAAGTGGAATTGAAATAGGTTAGTGTGTAATAAACCATAATAAATAATTTGCTCTCAATCGTACCAAAGTGGAATTGAAATACATTCAACCCACGTTTATTCGCTTGCTCTAATATACTCTCAATCGTACCAAAGTGGAATTGAAATTCATTAGTGGATATATCTCTACTAAACGTACCATCTCTCAATCGTACCAAAGTGGAATTGAAATTCTACAAACCCCTCTTGATTTACGTAAGTTTGCGATCTCTCAATCGTACCAAAGTGGAATTGAAATATAGTTAAGTGTGATTGGCCCGAATCGTTCGGATCCTCTCAATCGTACCAAAGTGGAATTGAAATTTAATATGAAGTTAAAGTTGTTTTATAAAGTAGTTATCTCTCAATCGTACCAAAGTGGAATTGAAATTAGTTGGCAGCTATGGAATTGTAATGATTGAATCGACTCTCAATCGTACCAAAGTGGAATTGAAATTTCGATGAGCTTAGTGAATTGATTACTATCTCAGCTCCTCTCAATCGTACCAAAGTGGAATTGAAATACTTCATCTTGCGAAGCACTTCTTGTCTCTTCATCTTCTCTCAATCGTACCAAAGTGGAATTGAAATCCCGTAGTTAAGGCCGATTGCACTCCTAGATAAGTAGCCTCTCAATCGTACCAAAGTGGAATTGAAATATAGCTGTAATATCCAAATACAAACCTTTTTCGCCTTCCTCTCAATCGTACCAAAGTGGAATTGAAATGCGTAATTTAATTAAAAAGATGTATCGAAAAATAAAGCTCTCAATCGTACCAAAGTGGAATTGAAATGCATGAGATGTAGTGCCCATAAGCAAGGACAAGGATCTCTCAATCGTACCAAAGTGGAATTGAAATCCTCTTATGTTACTTGTGATTGCGTTGTATTAAAGACTCTCAATCGTACCAAAGTGGAATTGAAATAAAATCGATTTTTCCGAACCCGTACCCCCTGGATTCTCTCAATCGTACCAAAGTGGAATTGAAATTATTCTTTGTAACTCTCTCAATTGCCCAAGCTCTTACTCTCAATCGTACCAAAGTGGAATTGAAATGCGGCTTTCCCATTAGCCTCTATCTGTGCCCTTAGTCTCTCAATCGTACCAAAGTGGAATTGAAATAAACGATTTTCAGGGAGTTGCAGAACAAAAGAAACTCTCAATCGTACCAAAGTGGAATTGAAATTATATTGGAATGATAATAAAATAGAGGTTGTTTCTGCCTCTCAATCGTACCAAAGTGGAATTGAAATGAGTATAAAATAGCAGCATTAGTTCCATTTGTAGCCCCTCTCAATCGTACCAAAGTGGAATTGAAATGTCTATCGTACCGACTTCGGCAGGAATAGACGTTTCTCTCAATCGTACCAAAGTGGAATTGAAATAGCACAAATCCATATTTCTTACCTTCGAACACTCTTCTCTCAATCGTACCAAAGTGGAATTGAAATAGCGAAGATTCCTGTAGATATAGTGCAGAAGTAGTAACTCTCAATCGTACCAAAGTGGAATTGAAATTCTATAGGTTTAACCCCTATATCTATAGGCTCCTGTGCTCTCAATCGTACCAAAGTGGAATTGAAATATCGAATATAGATGGTCAGAGGTCTTGGACAGCGTCATCTCTCAATCGTACCAAAGTGGAATTGAAATGCCAATAAGCGTATAACCTCTCGGCCCCCAAACGCTCTCTCAATGTAACCATCCGACCAAGCCCATCTTTTCTTTCATTTTTCGATAATTTAATTTTGGAGCATGACAAAAGAAGAAATCATGTTTAAGGAGGTTGAGTTGTATTTGGAGAGCGATTTAAATCAGTATGAATTTTCGAAGGGAAAAGATTATACCCGACACGGATTACAGTATTGGCTGAAAAAATACCGTTTGCAAAATCCAAGTGAGGGATCCTGTCAATCTGAAGGGCATTTTCAAGAGATCAATTTATCGGATGGCAAAAAACAGGCTGAAAAAGTTATGGAAATCACGACAAAATCGGGAACTCAAATTATAATTTACGAGTAGATGATTGCAATTTCAACCAACACAAAAATATTTGTCTACAGTCAGCCTTGTGATATGCGCAAGGGCTTCGATGGCTTATCGGGTCTGGTACAAAACAGGATGCAATTGGATCTAGTTACAGCTAGATGACGCTGTCCAAGACCTCTGAGTCTGGTACAAAACAGGATGCAATTGGATCCTATGAATGGATACCTTTTTGTGTTTTTTAATAAAAACAGGACTCATGTAAAGATATTATCCTGGGATAGCGATGGATTTTGTATTTATTACAAACGTTTGAAAAAAGGCACTTTTAAGCGACCAACAGCACGAATTGATACTCCTAATTTTGAGTTAACTAATGAAGAATTATTCATGATTTTACGGGGAATTGATTTTGAAAAATGCAAGAAACGTAGAAGATATTTATCTACAAATTTTGTTGATTAAAATTCTATGAATAATCAGGTTTTTAGAAGGCTTTGATGTATTTTAACATCATGAGTTTAAAGCTGGAAAATAAGAACAAAGATGAACTTTTGGAGTTAATTCAAAAGCAAAATTTGTTGATTCAGGAAAATGAACAGATCATTACCAGCCAACAAAACTATATCAAACAATTACAGCGCATTGCATTTGGTAGTAAAAGTGAACGTTTTGCAAAAGGTTCTGTTGACGAAAATCAATTAAGCCTATCTTTCGAAGAACTTGCCCAAAAAGATAAAGATATAAAGGATGAAACCGTAAAGGAAAAGATCAGTTATACCCGTAAAAAAGCCAGCAATCATAAAGGAAGAAACAAATTGCCGGAACATTTGCCTGTGCGTGAAATCATCATTAATCCGGAAGAAAATATAAATGGCTTAAAGAAAATTGGCGAGGAAAGAACCGAGATTTTAGAATATACACCAGGTAAGTTTTTCAAGTTGGTTTTAATTCGTCCAAAATACGAAAAAGAAAATCAGGAAGGTGTCTTAATTGCTAATATGCCCTCACGTCCCATTGAAAAATGTTTGGCCGGAAATGCCCTTTTATCTTCTATTTTGATTAATAAATATGTGGATCATCTGCCATTGTATCGTCAACGCCAGATTTTCAAACGAGCTGATATCGAAATTGCTCCATCAACTATCGATTCATGGGTACAGCAGTTGGGTGATCTGTTAAATCCGCTGTATGAAGCCATGGTAAATACTGTTAAAAATGATGGTTACCTGCAGGCTGATGAAACGCCAACCCGGGTTTTAGATAAACAGAAAAAAGGCAAAACCCATCGTGGATTTTATTGGGTTTATCATTCGCCGCTAAAACGGATGGTTGTTTTCGATTATCAAAAGAGGCGAAATAAGGATGCTCCCCGAAAAATATTGAATGAATTTGCCGGATATTTGCAAACCGACGGATATAAAGTTTACGATCAGTATAAAAATAAAAAAGAAGTTACCCATTTGGCCTGTTGGGCTCATGCCCGCCGATATTTTGAAAAAGCACTGGATCAAGATCAAACCAGAGCCGAATTTGCAATGCTCCAAATTCAAAAGATATATGCCATTGAAAGAGAAATATCAGATTTATCTGCTGATCAGAAAAAAGCTGTTCGCCTGGAAAAATCGCTTCCGGTTTTGAATAATTTTGGAAAATGGATTTGTAATGAAAGCAAGTTGGTACTTCCCAAAAGTCCCATTGGAAAGGCATTTTTATATGCCATTAATTTATGGGATAGTCTGCTGGCATATCTATATAACGGAGAATTGTTGATCGATAACAATCCTATTGAAAACAGTATTCGTCCCAATGCACTTGGTCGCAAAAATTACCTGTTTGCAGGATCGCATGAAGGTGCAAAAAGAACAGCTATGTTCTATACATTCTTTGGAACCTGTAAAATGCACAATGTAGATCCTCAAAAATGGCTCAATTCAGTACTTGAACAAATTGCAGATCATAAAGTGAATAAATTGTATGAGCTATTTCCTCAGAATTTAATGTAGTTGGCCGGATGGGTACCTCTCAATCGTACCAAAGTGGAATTGAAATGCACCTAAATCTAAGATGCTGAACCCCCCGTATGTATACTCTCAATCGTACCAAAGTGGAATTGAAATGCGGCTTTCCCATTAGCCTCTATCTGTGCCCTTAGCTCTCAATCGTACCAAAGTGGAATTGAAATGGTAGTTTAACTTATATAGGTACAGATCCCATTAACTCTCAATCGTACCAAAGTGGAATTGAAATTAGATATTTAGATAATTTTGCTTCAATTTCCACTTTTCTCTCAATCGTACCAAAGTGGAATTGAAATCGCATTTCTTCGCGCATTGCTCTCATTTCGTCAATCATCTCTCAATCGTACCAAAGTGGAATTGAAATATGCTTGCGCTAACAGATTCTACGGCTATAACAGGCTCTCAATCGTACCAAAGTGGAATTGAAATTCTTCTAAAAACTTCCTAAATTTAAGATTCTTCATTCCTCTCAATCGTACCAAAGTGGAATTGAAATTTGAATTGTTCTAGATGGCCGTTGAACGCGCGAGTTACTCTCAATCGTACCAAAGTGGAATTGAAATTCATTACGCATGGAATGATTGGATACTGTATAAACTCTCTCAATCGTACCAAAGTGGAATTGAAATGTGGATTGAATAGGTTTATAGGTAAGGAGATGAACTTCTCTCAATCGTACCAAAGTGGAATTGAAATGGCTCTTCTATTTCGTTTAGTGATGTAACAGGAGGGCTCTCAATCGTACCAAAGTGGAATTGAAATTTTGAAGAAATGGACTTTGAGGCATGCGGTTACGGTGCTCTCAATCGTACCAAAGTGGAATTGAAATTTGGTTATGAATGCAACGGTAAAACTCCAGTTTATGCTCTCAATCGTACCAAAGTGGAATTGAAATTGCAAACCAGCGAAACAGGTACGCCCGATATTACAATTCTCTCAATCGTACCAAAGTGGAATTGAAATTTGTAATGGACTTCGGAAATATTAGAGGTAGCCATCTCTCAATCGTACCAAAGTGGAATTGAAATGGGAATAGAATAACACGAACGATTAAGCCGCGCGCTCTCTCAATCGTACCAAAGTGGAATTGAAATTTTGGCATTTGCTCGTAAGCAAGCTGAGTAGCTTCTCCTCTCAATCGTACCAAAGTGGAATTGAAATGTACTAAAATTTTAAACAAGCTAGCATTGGCTATGCTCTCAATCGTACCAAAGTGGAATTGAAATAGTACATAATTTTTAAAAATACTCCCAACCCTCTCTTTCTCTCAATCGTACCAAAGTGGAATTGAAATGGGGATATTTCATTTGAAGGTGAAGCATTAATAGAAACTCTCAATCGTACCAAAGTGGAATTGAAATTCGAGCAAATGCAAATCAATAGTTTCGTTTTGATGGCCTCTCAATCGTACCAAAGTGGAATTGAAATGCAATTGACCCCATGATTTTACAAGGGGAAATACAGCCCTCTCAATCGTACCAAAGTGGAATTGAAATTCGCATTATTCGGGTTTTCATCTACAGGTAAGTTTTCTCTCAATCGTACCAAAGTGGAATTGAAATGCTATTAATAAAAAAATAGCTGAAGCAAAAAAAGATTCTCTCAATCGTACCAAAGTGGAATTGAAATACGGTTTCCGTTACGGTTTCTGTGATTACCTCACTC
This genomic interval from uncultured Marinifilum sp. contains the following:
- a CDS encoding IS66 family transposase, with the protein product MSLKLENKNKDELLELIQKQNLLIQENEQIITSQQNYIKQLQRIAFGSKSERFAKGSVDENQLSLSFEELAQKDKDIKDETVKEKISYTRKKASNHKGRNKLPEHLPVREIIINPEENINGLKKIGEERTEILEYTPGKFFKLVLIRPKYEKENQEGVLIANMPSRPIEKCLAGNALLSSILINKYVDHLPLYRQRQIFKRADIEIAPSTIDSWVQQLGDLLNPLYEAMVNTVKNDGYLQADETPTRVLDKQKKGKTHRGFYWVYHSPLKRMVVFDYQKRRNKDAPRKILNEFAGYLQTDGYKVYDQYKNKKEVTHLACWAHARRYFEKALDQDQTRAEFAMLQIQKIYAIEREISDLSADQKKAVRLEKSLPVLNNFGKWICNESKLVLPKSPIGKAFLYAINLWDSLLAYLYNGELLIDNNPIENSIRPNALGRKNYLFAGSHEGAKRTAMFYTFFGTCKMHNVDPQKWLNSVLEQIADHKVNKLYELFPQNLM